The Helicoverpa armigera isolate CAAS_96S chromosome 25, ASM3070526v1, whole genome shotgun sequence genome has a window encoding:
- the LOC110380756 gene encoding cytochrome c oxidase subunit 5B, mitochondrial, which yields MASLCRQIVRGNAFKSVLLSTARRGYADKMMPDPLEHATGIERKELLAMQAGNDDPFNMKVLKKAAGTRDNPTLVPSCFDARIVGCICEEHATSVTWLWLHKDHPRRCECGHWYKLIEKQPV from the exons ATGGCATCTTTATGCAGGCAAATTGTCAGAGGAAATGCATTTAAAAGTGTTCTGTTATCCACTGCCCGACGGGGATATGCCGACAAAA TGATGCCGGATCCCCTGGAGCATGCCACCGGTATCGAGAGGAAGGAGTTGCTGGCCATGCAGGCCGGTAACGATGACCCCTTCAACATGAAGGTGCTGAAGAAGGCTGCCGGCACACGCGACAACCCCACCCTAGTGCCCTCTTGCTTTGACGCACGTATTGTTGGATGCATAT GCGAAGAGCACGCGACGTCCGTCACTTGGCTCTGGTTACACAAG GACCACCCCCGTCGCTGCGAGTGCGGACACTGGTACAAACTGATCGAGAAGCAGCCCGTCTAA
- the LOC110380741 gene encoding snRNA-activating protein complex subunit 1 produces MSLHIQGVHIADGFADDCDELIHRCLQAGTVTFEVFSEIWKEMEISSLYHGRTSNAEIAELSEEVLHIAKHYMVADTSNFEESVAGLFLVYGLLNTQPFSKFAALRIVQEDLPAIERIKLVARRDRRQDVLYVLGSVLIQGPVQYHAVVRERGMEYSIRKYLEGYTTIDKQGVRPKGIFYRQNTELDIIRELKNLTVRYTKAKENIEGVKPDDRNLNYLDANFANELDSSLKNIICGIIDDDDGDGDSSSSLDAIKNLKQKAMKATVKPIRHRMAVDMRAKSNQKEDSKSPPDKVKTVKNPQNKNKAKKRVRKPKSDSDSDDYTIKADSDENTQDGLLSCDELDVTKFDQPNLADIEQEISIEIDDLPGVIVNEIQGKTYEIEIIDHLNTPSTSDPGVTATLDTDFAPETEFKSEGKNIKRIDKRDLKKTILKSRFKRMGMLPVANFENNK; encoded by the exons ATGTCACTGCATATACAAGGAGTGCACATAGCGGACGGCTTCGCAGACGACTGTGATGAGCTCATCCACCGCTGTCTGCAGGCAGGAACCGTCACCTTCGAGGTGTTCTCGGAGATATGGAAGGAGATGGAGATATCTTCCCTTTATCA TGGCAGAACATCAAATGCAGAAATAGCAGAACTCTCAGAAGAAGTCTTACATATAGCCAAACACTATATGGTTGCTGATACCAGTAATTTTGAG GAATCAGTAGCCGGTCTATTCCTCGTCTACGGTCTTCTAAACACACAACCGTTCTCCAAATTCGCAGCCCTACGTATAGTACAAGAGGACTTGCCGGCTATAGAGAGGATAAAGTTAGTGGCTCGGAGAGATAGGAGGCAGGATGTCCTGTATGTGTTGGGTTCGGTGCTCATACAGGGACCCGTTCAGTACCATGCTGTGGTGCGGGAGAGGGGCATGGAGTATTCTATAAGGAAGTATTTGGAAG GATACACAACCATAGACAAGCAAGGTGTGCGTCCTAAAGGTATATTTTACAGACAGAATACGGAACTGGATATTATTAGAGAATTGAAGAACCTTACTGTGCGTTACACAAAGgccaaagaaaatattgaag GTGTAAAGCCGGACGATCGCAACCTGAACTACTTGGACGCGAACTTTGCGAATGAACTCGACAGTTCCTTGAAGAACATCATCTGCGGGAtcatagatgatgatgatggtgacg gaGACTCCAGTAGCAGTTTAGAtgcaattaaaaatttaaagcaAAAAGCTATGAAAGCTACAGTGAAACCTATCAGACATCGCATGGCTGTCGACATGAG GGCAAAATCCAACCAGAAAGAAGACTCAAAGTCACCCCCGGATAAAGTCAAAACTGTCAAAAATCCTCAAAACAAGAACAAAGCGAAAAAACGAGTTCGTAAACCAAAAAGTGATTCAGACAGCGACGATTATACTATTAAGGCAGATTCCGACGAAAATACTCAAGACGGTCTTCTAAGTTGTGACGAACTGGATGTGACGAAATTCGACCAACCGAACCTAGCAGATATTGAACAAGAAATCAGCATCGAAATTGATGATCTACCCGGAGTTATAGTAAACGAAATTCAGGGAAAAACATACGAAATTGAAATCATTGATCATTTGAATACACCGTCAACGTCAGATCCGGGTGTAACGGCAACTTTGGATACGGATTTCGCGCCAGAAACGGAGTTTAAGTCTGAAGGGAAAAATATTAAGAGGATTGATAAAAGGGATTTGAAGAAGACGATTTTGAAATCTAGGTTTAAGAGGATGGGTATGCTGCCTGTGGCTAATTTTGagaataataaatga
- the LOC110380754 gene encoding coiled-coil domain-containing protein 102A, with amino-acid sequence MAQSSHGGSHRRSRDHDGGGMRYTNTDWEAKEALYQRELDEARARATQMEKTMRWWSDCTANWREKWSKVRNERNKAREEAKQLKNKVDTLSKELATSKTEKTDLEQQLNELKRDNEKLLSIGESRILGGDLTTEDGVELRRKNVGYLSPSEPSARQRASLDSHKFSNVDNVLANKLSELRLRLDETCKNLQSEKDEKAFLLSKIETLTAELHNTKSEITHSDRTLGSTDSSHSEVERLQNELQDEIAAKQVLEEKTAELKMEIERLKSENTIQWSKRELLETENIAILRENKKLYSQVCELREQIHKLNRISDGSAYFSDHNRLESNILYVRKTSASPRSHESSNGSSEANLHFDAKTNTSGEDDELAIVERSDNC; translated from the coding sequence ATGGCCCAAAGCTCGCACGGAGGCAGCCACCGGCGGAGCAGAGACCACGATGGAGGTGGTATGCGATACACCAACACCGACTGGGAGGCCAAGGAGGCTCTCTACCAGAGGGAACTCGATGAAGCGAGGGCTAGGGCCACGCAGATGGAGAAAACCATGAGATGGTGGTCCGACTGTACGGCAAATTGGCGCGAAAAGTGGAGCAAAGTCCGCAACGAACGGAACAAGGCGCGCGAGGAAGCAAAACAGCTAAAAAACAAAGTTGACACACTATCCAAAGAGCTGGCCACTTCCAAAACTGAGAAGACAGACCTAGAGCAACAGTTAAACGAATTGAAAAGAGACAACGAAAAGCTTTTAAGTATAGGAGAGAGCAGGATACTGGGTGGCGATCTTACTACCGAAGACGGGGTAGAACTGAGGCGGAAGAATGTAGGGTACCTATCGCCTAGTGAACCGTCAGCCCGACAAAGAGCCTCCTTAGACTCGCACAAATTCTCTAACGTAGACAATGTCCTCGCAAATAAATTGAGCGAGCTCAGGCTGCGCTTGGACGAAACGTGCAAGAATCTCCAAAGTGAAAAGGATGAGAAAGCATTCCTTCTATCCAAAATAGAAACTTTGACTGCAGAGTTGCATAACACGAAGTCAGAAATAACTCACAGTGACCGGACCTTAGGGTCCACAGATTCGAGTCACAGCGAGGTAGAAAGACTTCAAAATGAGCTGCAGGACGAAATAGCAGCGAAACAGGTCTTAGAAGAAAAGACAGCAGAATTGAAAATGGAGATTGAAAGGTTGAAATCAGAGAACACGATACAGTGGAGCAAGCGGGAGTTGCTAGAAACTGAAAATATAGCGATACTCAGAGAGAATAAGAAATTGTACAGCCAAGTTTGCGAGTTGAGGGAACAGATACACAAACTCAACCGAATATCGGACGGGAGCGCTTATTTCAGCGACCACAATAGACTAGAGTCAAATATACTGTATGTCAGAAAGACTAGTGCGAGTCCGAGATCCCACGAGTCCAGTAACGGGTCATCCGAAGCCAATCTGCATTTCGACGCCAAAACTAACACTTCCGGAGAAGACGACGAATTAGCGATAGTAGAAAGAAGTGATAATTGTTAA